A segment of the Phaenicophaeus curvirostris isolate KB17595 chromosome 20, BPBGC_Pcur_1.0, whole genome shotgun sequence genome:
cctcTCCTGCTCCCATGAAGAAATGCTGCTGGGTGTCCTGGCAGTCCTACCCTGGCTCCAGGATGTGCTTCTCTCCTTCAGGATCCTGGGTCCAGGAACTCTACCTCTACCAGTTTAAATCTTGCCCTGCTTGGAGCCCCCTCGTTGCAGAGgctgcagctttgctgctggtcCAAGGGCTGTGCAGGGGCTGGAGACTGTGGGGACTTCACCTACCATCGCTCTGGTTCTGTCACCTCCCCTGGGACATGCATCAGCATGAACCTTGAAGGAGTCACTGAGGGATGCTGGACCCTGTTGTAGCCAAGGGTAACTCAGCCCCTGGCATGAGAGCCcacagttcacagaatcatggaatgagttgggtggaaaggacctcaaatcccatccagtcccacccctgccatgggcagggacacctcccactggatcaggggctcccagccccatccaacctggccttgaacccctccagggatggggcagccaccactgctctgggcaacctgggccagggcctccccaccctcacagcaaaacatttctacctaagatctcatcttaatttctcctctttcagctttaaatgatcctatccctgcactccctgatcaagagctcctccacagcatttctggagcccctttcaggactggaagctgctctaaggtctccccagagcctcctcttctccaggctgaacaaccccactctctcaggctgtcctcagaTGGTAGATCTTCAAGCCCTCCCACATCTTTATATCCCCACATCCATGGGGTCATGGATGTGTCCCTTAGGCACTGGATGAGGAGCACCCACCCTGTGTGTGGGCACTGCCAGCTCAGACCAGGCTGGAGCCCCCGTGTCCCTGTACCAGCCCCAACTCCTCCACCTCCCTGAGCCTGGAGCCTCACTGCACCCTCCTGCTCTGGTCACAGACGTCCCTGCAGCCTCAGCGCCCTGGGGATGTGTGGGCTGGAGTGTGACGGGGTATCTCCACCTGCCAGCTTCCTCCCAGACGTTTCTGATCGGGGGTGGTGGCAGAGGATGTTGAAGACTCCACCTCTGCTACCCAGGTGTAGCTGATGTcccagccttctcctcccacagTGAAGACCCTTGGCCTCTTAGGGAGAGTTTCTTCTGCTAATGAAGCAGGGATGGACGGTTAATGACTGCTCCTGAGGCTTCGATTTCAGAAGTCTTTGTTATTCAGGTGCTTGTAACCCAACCTCCCAGGCTTGCCTTCCCAGCAGCAGATCCGATAGCCAACCTGTCCCTGAAAGGTGAGCCCCTTCCCGCTGccacagccaccagcagccGTTAGGACctggctggggagctgctgatGGCTCAGGCCCCCATTCTCCCCATGGAACTGCTGGAGGCCCCCAGGACGGCACAGCCCTTCTGCCACATCCCCTGAGCACCTGGGGGAGCATCTGAGGACAGGTAGGAatgggggacaggggaggaTGGGATGGATGCTCACATATGTCAAAATGCTTCACGTCACCTGTAGAGAAGGAGCGGGGTCTTGGTGGCCTCCGGGAGAGGTTTGCAGagggctggcagagctggcaAAGCTCCCAGCAGGGATGCAGCGTGGCACAGGGGGAGATGCATCCCCCATGGATGCAGGGAGAAACTGCTGCAGTGGCAGGATCCTGCTCCtccaggcagggcaggcagggatgTTGTGCAGGGAGCCTGACGCCCCTGGGCACCCACCACATGGGGCTGGTCCCCATCTCTCCCTTGTCAGATGCACGCAGAGGAGGGGGCTCAGGCGTGAGGGGGTGACGAtgcctcctctcccctccccagcatgtcccaggccagcagcagcccccgGGCAGAGGACGCAGGGCACTCACGCACCCCAAGCCACAGCAGCCAGCGGGTTGAGTGCATCATCTGCTACTCCTCCTACGACCTGAGCGGCCGGCTGCCGCGCCGGCTCTACTGTGGCCATACCTTCTGCCAAGCCTGCCTGAAATGCCTCGACACCGTCGCCAATGAGCAGCGCTGGATCCCCTGCCCGCAGTGCCGCCAAAACACACCCACGCCGCGCGGCGGGGTCGCCATGCTCGACCTCGACCTGGCCACCTTCCTTGCCGTCAAGGCTGACAAGGAACATCCTCGGGGGGCCAGCAGGTCCCAGCCCGACTCAGCCACAAAGGGCTCACGCAAGGAGAAGGTGGTCACCGAGCAGCCCTCGGGGCTGTGCCAAGATGTGGTGCCCCCGTTGCCGTACCCTCACCGCGGCTGCTGCCGGCCGTGCCTTTGCTGTGGAGTGACAGCGGCATTTGAGAGCTGAACATGAGGAGGGGGCTACAAGTGGTGTGTGGGCAGCTGGAGCGCAGTCTGGG
Coding sequences within it:
- the LOC138729185 gene encoding RING finger protein 224-like — its product is MSQASSSPRAEDAGHSRTPSHSSQRVECIICYSSYDLSGRLPRRLYCGHTFCQACLKCLDTVANEQRWIPCPQCRQNTPTPRGGVAMLDLDLATFLAVKADKEHPRGASRSQPDSATKGSRKEKVVTEQPSGLCQDVVPPLPYPHRGCCRPCLCCGVTAAFES